AATATTCTGCCCGAAGAAACCGCCACCGGAAATTTTAGACCGACTGACTACGTTACCAGAGCAGAATTACTGGGTTTTCTCCGTCGCTCAGCCGAACTTCTTAAGGCAAAACTAGAGAAAGAAACTGTTCTCAATGCCACCAAAAAATCTATTAACTTCTCCGATGTTTCAGGCTATAATCAACAGCTAACCAGGCAAATGTCTGCCTATTGTGGTATTGCGTCCCCTGTCAACGAAGAAGGAGAAAAATTTGCTCCCGATCAGCCAGCAAATCGTGATTACACTACTGCAGCCATTTTACGAACTATCAATTGTGTTCAAAACGATCCAAAGTAGTGTCATTTGTGCAGCTAAGTTCAAACGCCTTTTAAATGCGTTTTAGTAAGTCAGAAGTCAGTAGGGGCTTAATAATATTAAGCCCCTACATAATTTTTTTAAACTAAGTTAATCACAATAAGTCGTTTAAATGCACAACAGCTTTATATACAAATTTATATATAAATGAAACCTGTTCTCACTGTTTCTTTTTATATAAAACGTGCTTGCTTAAAGGATGTCCTACGGGTAATAAAGGATGATCAAAGTAATCAAAAAATGTCATCCCAATTTTTTCCATAACCCGACGAGAACGAACATTATTAGGCACCGTAAATGAGACAATTTCTGATAATTGTAATTGATTAAATCCATAATTCAGGACAGCTTTTGCTCCTTCTGTTGCGTAACCCTTTCCCCAATATTTATAAGCTAAACGCCAGCCAATTTCTACACAGGGCGTAAAATAAGTTTGAAAACGAGGAATATATAAACCAATAAATCCGATGAAAGTATTTTCATTTAATAATTCTACCGAAAATAAACCATATCCATGCTCTTGAAAATGTATTTTAATGCGTTCAACCAAACTATTACTTTCTTCTTTCGATAATAGTTTTGGCATAAATTCCATAACTTTTGGATCAGAACTTAAGCAAAAAAAAGGTTCTTTATCTTCTTCTTTCCATTCTCTTAATTTTAATCTAGGTGTTAAAATTTCTATCATTATTTTATTTACTTTGTATTACCAAAGATTTTTTAAAATAAATAATCTGTCTCACTTAATAATTTGAGATATAAGGTGGGCAATGCCCACCCTACAGTTATTTTAGCGAATGACAGGGGTTACGGTTTCTATTGGTTCAGATGGCATTTCTTGGGGTTTAACCTTGAGTTTTCCTTCTCCTTCTCCCGTAATTAAACGGGCCCCACGGCCACGGGTGAAATAATTCCAACCCCATTGCACCATCACCACCAATTTATTATCAAATTCAATGAGATAGTAAATATGGGCCCAAACCCAAATAAACCAAGCAAGAAACCCTGAGAATTTGGTAAATCCTAAATTAACCACCGCCTTATTCATACCAATGACCGCCATATTGCCATAATCATCATAGTGAAATGGGGGTAAGGACTCCCCTTGAAGGCGTTTTTTGATTAATTTAGCGATGTATGCTCCCTGCTGCATAGCCACGGGTGCAACCCCAGGTAAAGGCCGTTCCCCTTGGTGGGGAAAATTAGCTAAATCACCCAAAACAAAGATATCAGAGTAGCCTGGTACACTTAAATCAGGTTCGACGATCACCCGTCCGGCCCGATCAAGTTCGGCCCCTGTGCGTTCAGCCAAAACTTTACCCATTTTCGACGCTTTCACCCCGGCGGCCCATAAAATGGTACGGGAAGCAATTTGTTTGATTTGTTCCCCTTGACGCACTGTCACAATGTGGTCATTGATATCCGTGACCATAGATTGAGTTTGGACTGTTACGCCTAAATTTCTCAAGTCCTCAGCCGCTTTGGCCGATAATTCAGGAGGATAGGGAGGTAAGACCCGATCTAATCCTTCAATCAACAAAATTTTGGCTTCTTTGGAATCAATACTGCGAAAATCTCCACTCATCGCACTGTGAGCAATTTCCGCGATCGCCCCCGCTAATTCGACTCCGGTGGGGCCACCACCCACAATAACAAAAGTTAACCAAGCTTGACGTTTTACGGGATCAGTTTCCTTTTCCGCAGCTTCAAAGGCCATAAAAATGCGGCGACGAATTTCGATCGCATCTTCAATCGTTTTTAAGCCAGGGGCCAAAGTAGACCACTGATCATTGCCAAAATAATGATGACTGACTCCCGTGGCCAACACCAAAATGTCATAGGGAATGGGTTCATGATCGGCTAATATAACCTGTTTATTTTGAGGATCAAGATCAACGGCATGATCTAACAAAACCTTAGTATTTTTGTGCTGACGTAACACCAAGCGCAACGGGGAAGAAATATCAGCCGGAGACAAAATTCCTGTCGCAACCTGATAAAGCAGGGGTTGAAAAAGATGGAAATTTCGCTTATCAATGAGGGTAACTTCAACAGGGGTATGGTTGAGATCTTTGGCCGCATATAAGCCGCCAAAGCCACCACCGATAATTACAATTTTTGCTTGAGTTTCCAAAGATTGACTATTCATAACTGTTTTTGACTCCTTTTCAGTAACCTAAAGCCTCACCCTAGGTAGAGATTCCCTCATAGACAGTTTAAAGGGAATCCTAATTTAAGGAAGTAACGACAGTTACGGCCATAAAACCATCGCGCCAGGTTCCTTAAAAATGTTAGGATTGCGACAGAAGGAGAAACGTGATAACAAAAAAGGAACAAACGCTACATGCAAGAGTTTGACAAGTCAATATCTTTTGACGGACGGGATATTAGGCTCAAGTTAGGGTTGTTAGCCCCCCAAGCAGGGGGAGCCGTCTTAATTCAGTCCGGCGATACGGCGGTTTTGGTGACAGCAACCAGGGCAAAAGGAAGAGAAGGCATAGATTTCCTGCCCTTAATCGTAGATTATGAAGAAAGACTCTATGCCGCAGGGCGTATTCCAGGAGGGTTTTTACGGCGAGAAGGCCGTCCCCCAGAAAGAGCCATTCTCATTAGTCGTCTGATTGATCGCCCCCTACGGCCTCTATTTCCCAACTGGTTACGGGATGATATTCAGATCATTGCGACAACTTTGTCCATGGATGAAGAAGTTCCCCCCGATGTTTTAGCGGTCACAGGAGCTTCTATTGCCGTAATTCAAGCCCAAATCCCTTTTTATGGGCCAATGGCAGCCGTAAGAGTGGGATTAGTAGGGGATGACTTTATTATTAACCCCACCTACCGAGAAGTGGAAAATGGGGATCTTGATCTCGTGGTGGCCGGCAGTCCTGACGGCGTAGTCATGGTAGAAGCCGGGGCCAACCAACTCCCCGAACAAGATGTCATTGAAGCCATTGACTTTGGTTATGAAGCCGTCAGGGATCTCATTAAAGCCCAACAGGAAGTAATGGAAGAGTTGGGTCTGGAATTAACCAAGGCCGAACCCCCAGCCATCAATGAAGTGTTAGAAGGGTTTATCCGCGATCGCACGGCTGACTCCATTAAAAAAGTCCTGGTACAATACGATTTCGACAAGGCTAAACGGGATGCAGCCCTGGATGAAATTAAAGATACAGCCATAACAAGCGCGATCGCTGAACTTCCCGAAGAAGATCCGGTTAAAGTAGCAGCCACAGAAGAACCGAAAGCGGTTGGCAACCTCTACAAAGATCTCACCAAAAAATTAATGCGCTCTCAGATTATTAATGAAGGGGTTCGGGTGGATGGTCGTAAATTGGATGATGTACGTCCCATCTCCTGTCGTGTTGGCCTCTTACCTCCACGGGTACATGGTAGCGGACTCTTTAACCGAGGACTGACTCAAGTGCTATCCTTGGCGACTTTAGGAACCCCAGGGGATGCCCAAGATTTAGGAGATGACCTCCATCCCGAAGATGAAAAACGCTATCTCCATCATTATAATTTCCCTCCCTTCTCCGTTGGGGAAACCAAGCCCATGCGTTCTCCAGGACGACGAGAAATTGGTCATGGTGCCTTAGCAGAAAGAGCTATTCTCCCTGTCTTACCCCCAAAAAGTGAGTTTCCCTATGTGCTGAGGGTTGTCTCAGAGGTTATATCGTCTAATGGTTCAACCTCTATGGGATCGGTTTGCGGTTCAACCCTCGCTTTAATGGATGCTGGAGTTCCCATTACTAAGCCTGTTAGTGGGGCAGCGATGGGGCTGATTCGAGAAGGAGATGAGGTGCGTATCCTCACCGATATTCAAGGTATTGAAGACTTTTTAGGGGATATGGACTTTAAAGTCGCTGGCACCGATACCGGAATCACGGCCTTACAGATGGATATGAAAATTACGGGACTCTCTATGGAAATAGTAGCCCAAGCCATTAGACAAGCCCTTCCCGCCCGTTTACATATTCTCGAAAAAATGCTGGCCACGATCAGCGAACCCCGTACTGAACTGTCGCCCTATGCGCCCCGTCTGTTGACCATGAAGATCGATCCAGAAATGATTGGTCTTGTCATTGGCCCTGGGGGTAAAACCATTAAGGGAATTACAGAGCAAACTGGCTCTAAAATCGATATTGCTGATGATGGAACGGTGACGATCGCTGCTATTGAAGCGGAAAAAGCTGAAAGAGCTAAACAAATTATCTACAACATGACCCGGAAACTCAATGAAGGTGAGGTTTACGTGGGCCGTGTTACCCGCATTATCCAAATTGGAGCTTTTGTGGAGGTGTTGCCTGGCAAAGAGGGCATGATCCACATTTCCCAATTAGCCGAGGGCCGTGTGGGTAAAGTAGAGGATGAGGTAGCCGTAGGGGATGAAGTGGTGGTCAAAGTGCGCGAAATTGATAACAAAGGCCGTCTCAATTTGACCCGTTTGGGTATTCATCCTGATGAAGCAGCAGCAGCGCGTAAAGCGGCGGCTGTGGTTTAATCAGGTGATGGGGTGTAGGGGATTAGGGAAAAATTGAAAGAACAAGCACTTGTTTCTCAGCAAATAAGGGATTTCCCTCTTAAACAATGATCAGGAAATAGGGGTTTTTACCCCTATCCCCTAACACCTGACCCCTAACCCCTATCTACTCTTTAAGGGACTTGTCACCCCGTCAGCATCTTCACTCCCCGATAATTTTCTATGCGTACCATCCCAGAAATTAACGAAAAAATTCGTCAGCAAAAAGCCATTGTTTGGACAGTAGAAGAACTTAAAATCAGGGTTCAAGAAATTGGAGTTTCCCAAGCGTTTCAAGAAGTGGATGTCATCTGCACCGGAACCTTTGAACCGATGGAGTCATCAGGGGCCATGATTAACCTAGGCCATACTGACCCCCCCATCAAAATTCGTCAATGTTGGTTAGATGGGGTTCCCGCTTATGCGGGCTTTGGGGCAGTAGATTTATATATTGGAGCCACGGCCATGGTAGACTATCAGGCCGTTGGTGAGATAACCGAAAGTGATAACCGTCAGGGAAATGTCAATATAGAACGGGGTGGGGGTCATGTGATTGAGGATTTAATTGCAGGAAAACCCGTTACTCTCAAAGCCATTGGCCAAGTGACAGACTGCTATCCTAGAGCGTCTTTTGACACAAGTATTACCCGTAAAACCATTAATCAATTTTATTTATATAATCCTCGTAATCTTTATCAGAACTTTATTGTGGGGGTTAATGGTGGCGAGCGTCCCCTTTATACCTATCTCGGCCCTCTACAACCAGATTTAGGTAATGCGGTATATTCTAATCCAGGGGCGATCGCTCCGTTATTTAATGATCCTGATTTAGAATTAATTGGGATCGGGAGCCGCATTTTTTTGGGGGGTGGCATAGGTTATATTGCTTGGGAAGGGACTCAACATTTTCCTTTACAAAAACGTCTTGCTAACCGGACTCCTATTGGCCCTGCGGCAACTTTGGCCTTAATTGGAGATGCGAAAACTATGTCTTCTCAATGGGTAAGGGGTTGTTATTTTAATCATTATGGCCCCTCTTTAATGTTAGGGGTGGGAATTCCTTTTCCAGTTTTAGATCCGAAAGTAATTGAACATTGTGCTATTGGTGATCAAGAAATTGTGGCCCCGGTGGTGGATTTTTCGATTCCCCGTCGGGTACGACCTACTTTTGGATTAGTGAGTTATGCTCAATTAAAAACGGGTCGTATGACCATAGAGGGCCAAAGTGTCCGAGTTGCACCTTTAGCTAGTTTAGCCCTTTCTCGAAAGGTGGCCCAAGAACTAAAAACTTGGATAGAAAACGGACAATTTACCTTAACTGAACCCGTTGCATCTTTACCGAAAGATAGGGCATTTATGGCCCAAGATTTATGGGGATCTCAAATGACCCTTGAATAAGGATTTAATTGTTTTAAGAACATAAATTATTGGTTGATTATTAATGTTTTATCGTTAAAGAGAAGCTGTTCCTGTCCCTTGAAACATCAACCAAGATAAAAAGAAATTGACCACAAAGACGGCTAATAAAGAAGTCACAACTGCCGTTGTTGTAGACTGGCCCACACCTTTTGCTCCTCCGGTGGTTGTGAGTCCCCAACTGCAACCAATCACCGCAATTAAGCCACCAAAAGCAATCGATTTAATAATAGATGTTACCAAATCCCAAAGCTCAAGAAAGTTTTGGGCTGACGTTAAGAAAACTTGTGGAGAAATATCATATAATCCGTCAGAAATTAATAGTCCCCCGGCCATTCCCGTGAGCAAAGAAAGAATATTTAAAATAGGTAACATAACACAACAAGCGAGAACACGAGGAACCACTAAATAATCAATTGGGTCAGTTTTCAGCATATAAAGCGCGTCAATTTGTTCTGTCACCCGCATCGTCCCAATTTCCGCCGCAAAGGCCGAACCTACCCTTCCGGCCACCACCACCGCCGTTAAAACTGGTGCTAATTCCCTGGTTAATGCCAAAGCTAACACCCCTCCCACGGTAGAAGCTGCCCCAAAATGGATAAATTCCCTGGCCACTTGAATGGTAAACACCATACCGACAAATCCCGATGTCACTAAGGCAATGGTTAAAGATTCTGGCCCCACAATACTCATTTGTTCTAGGGTATTGCGTGGATGTATCCTGGTTTTAAGCAGATGAAAAAATACCTGGCCACCTAAAAGAATTGCCGCCAATAATCGCTCAAACCAGATACCAAGACCTCGTCGGGAATGGCTAGAATTTGTCATTGTGCCTCATCATCCATCAATACTCTTAGTTATATATGCCCCAAAATACTGGTTTCAAATAGACGGTTTCGCTCACGGGACTTTCTGAATTTCATCTGTCCCTCATTCTACAGCATTTGAGCTTTAATTTTGAGGGTTTGCGGGGGGGGATTGGTGCGTTATATTTCATTAACGCACCCTACAAGATCAGCGATCGCACTATCTAAATGCCTCAATTTGATCTAGATAAAGGCAGGTTTTCATCCAATAAAAATCCATTCATGCGACTTTTCGGATTTCATAATGATTTGCCATTAATTTTGTAGCAAATTGGAGACAGGCATAAATATCTTCTCTTGTTGAGAGGGAAGGATATTCTTCTAGGATTTCTTCAATGGAATCTCCTGCTGCTGGGGGGGCGACAAATAGGGTCAACAAGCTGACCGAATAATAGTTGCAGCCCTCAATACTTTAGCATAATAAGCCCGTTTTTGAGGAACTAAAGCTATCAATTGTTGAACTTCCTGGGCAAAAAATGCTAATGAATTAAGCCATGAATTAGCTTTCAAACCAATAGAAAAATTACTATTTCTTCGGTAACGGCGTTTTTCCCTGTCAACCCCTGATTATATCTGACTTCTGACTCTTGGTGTCGGCCCCCCAGGGAAATAAAAAACTTATATTTATAATAGTAGGGTAGGCAATGCCCACCCTACAGTTTTTGTAAGATTAATTTTCTGTGCTTAGCTTACTTAATAAAGAAATTATTTTTCTGCCGGTTCAATGCGAAATCTCTCCACAGAGGCCAATAAATCACGGGAAATTCCCACCAGATTTTGTAATGACCCCGCCACCCTTTGAGATTCTTGGGAGGTTTCTTGGGCAGTTAATTCCACCGACTGCATAACCTGGCCCACCGCTTTAGAATTTTCCCGTTGTTGAATAGTATCTCCTGTAATCGAACGAACGAGAGTATTAATATGGTTAGAGACTTCGATAATATCTTCAAGAGAGCGTTTTGCCTGTTCTGATTTATCCGTTACGTCAATTACCTGCTGAATTCCTTCTTCCATGGCAGTCATTACCGAACCCGTCTCACTTTGAATTTGTAGTACAATTTGTTCAATTTCCTTCAAAGATTTCGCGGAACGATCCGCTAACTGACGTACTTCATCCGCAACGATCGCAAAGCCCCGTCCCGCTTCTCCTGCTCTTGCTGCTTGGATCGAAGCATTAAGAGCGAGTAAATTGGTGCGTGAGGCAATTTGAGAGATCAAAGCCACAATTTTAGAAATTTCCTGAGATGCTTCCGCTAACCGTTTTACCTTACGGGTGGTTTCCGATACCGTTTCTCGAATTTGTAGAATACCCGCCACCGTGCGTTCAACTGCTTCACCCCCTTTAAGAGCCGTTACTGAGGAGGTATGAGCCACTTCTTCCGCTTCACGGGCATTTTCTGCCACCCGTTGAATGGATTCCGTCATCACCTGAACTGAGTTAAGGGTGACGGCCAATTCTTCAGCCATGCGTAGGGCATCACTCGAATTATTGCGGGCGAATAATTCACTATCCGTCGAACTTTGGTTAACCTGTTTCGCCGTACGTTTTACCTGGGCCACAATTTCTCGGAGATTATGAATAGTGAGGTTAAAGGCATCAGCCACTGCTCCTAATACGTCTGCTGTCACCTCCGCTTCTACGGTTAAATCCCCTCTAGCAGCCCCTTCTACATCATCCAGGAGACGAATTACTTGCCGTTGGAGATCTTCCCTGGCCTGTTCCGTTTCCGTCGCCCGTTGTTGGGCCTCACTGGTAGTAGTTAAAATAACACGAGCTAGTTGGTTAAAACTGGTAGATAACTGTCCTAATTCATCTTGGGAAATCACCGTCGCCTTAACATTGTAATCCCCCGCATACATGGCATCAAACTGAGCTTGTAAATCATCAATCGTGCGCTTGAGTTGATTGGTACTGATTAAGCCAAAAAAGAGAGTAGTTCCAAATCCAGTCAAACCACCCACTAACGCTAATAATAACCCAGGACTACCGGATTTAGACTTTTTCGGCATTGAGAGCGGTTCCGGTTCTGGGGAACCTTGAGGATTGGTTGGGTTAGTTTTGGCAGGAGTAGAAGGTTTTCCTGGTTTAGCCGATTGTTCAGAAGACTGAGGAGGAAAGACAACCTCTCCGGTTTTTGGTTTAGGAGTGGCCAGCCAAGCCAAACCACTGACCAGTAAAATCCCTAAAAACGAGACGACACCCGTGGTACCGGCCGCGATCCAAGGTTTATATTTGAGGGAGCCATTGACGAACCAGCCTAAATAGCCTGATGAGCCTTCTACCAAGGGTTTGATGAGCTTAGCGGAGCCAGTCGAAAGAGAGGTGGCAGCCATCTCATCAGGTTTCACCCAATTAACCGTGCCTGTGGTTTGTTCCCCTAAGAGATCTCCCGTTTTCAATCCCAGATCGCTACTCAGATCTCTAGTGGCCTCAGTGAACAGGTCAGAGTCTGGTAATTCAGCAGTGGCCTCAGTAAAATCAAAATTAGACAAATCCTCTAACTGATCATCCTCAAAACCCCCAAAATCATCGAACACAGGGTTTTGTTCTCGGAGTTGACTCGATGCCATCATCGGCGTTGCTTGAATGGTGGGTTCATCTTGTGAGGGATAACTTGACCAATCTTGGCCAGCTTTTGGGCCATCATTGTTATAGGATGACGAGGGTTGCCCATGGCTCAAAGGGGATTGCTTACCCAAAACTGGTTGATCTAACCCAGAGGATACCAGAAAAGTGTGGTCATCATCAGAGCCAGTATTGGCCTCAGTTTTGAGGTCTTCGTCATCGGAAAAGGAAAAATCTGGGAGATCATCTTCGTCAAGTTCGGGCCAAGCTTGATCCGTTGGCGAAGTGGGGTTAGGTTGATGGGGAAAAGGATTGATCTCGCTTAGGGTCGAAAATGGGTCTACCGCCATCTCAAAGGTCGTTTCTCCCCCATTATCAGCCGACTTACGGCCCTGAGATGCTTCTTGCCCAATGGTGGGTTCTCCTAAATCATCCTCATTAAAGACGGCACTATCCCAGTCCAGTCCATCGAGATCAAAATCATTGCCCCAGTCTGTTTGGCCTTCGTTGTTTGGCCATTCATGGCCATTCGTATCCTCAAGGGCAAGCTCTTTTTCCTCTGGGTTAAATAGGGCGGCCCCTTCATTCGTTCTGTTTTCCGTGGCTGTCTGAGTCAAGTCAGAGCCACCTGATTGGTCTAATAATTGTTCGGCTTGTGTTAGTCCTTGGTTGGCACATTCCAGTAAATCTTTACGTTCTGTTCGTTGGAGAACAGATTGATATTGTTGACAGGCGGTGTCATATTTACCGAGACTAAAATAAATGTGACCCCGTAGTAAAAGGACATCGGGATCTTCAGGAAAGGCTTCTGCCATTGGCTCCATTAAGGTCGCCGCTTCTTCATAGTTTCCCTGTCCATAAGCCACATAAGCTTCATTATATAATTTTGCGTAGTCTGTCCCTGATGCCATTGCCTCTCTCCTTTGTCGTGAATCTGGTCAGTTATGAGTTATGAGTTATGAGTTATTTGTATTGGTATCAATAAACCGTGAGTGACTGTTCCCTTAAGCTGCCCATCGGGCTGAACGTAAAATTGCTACATGGTCTAACAGCCTTAAAATTTGTTTCCTATCTTCATTGAATACCCACTCCCCTTGGACATAGGGCGCAATATGATCCGCCACATTGGTTGGGGGTTGTAACTGTTCACCATTGAGCCATTCCATATCCCCTAATTGATCGATAGCTAAGCCTAAAATGGTTTCTTGTTCCTCCACGGCAATCACGGGAATTTCTGGGCGATCGGTTCTTAATGGGGTAGGATTGCCAAGAAATTGTCCCAGATCCGCCACCCAAATCACTTGACCTCTTAAGTTAAGGGTGCCTAATAGCAAGGGGGACGCATTGGGAATGGGGGTAATGCGATCAGGGGTTTGTTGCATTACCTCCCGAATGGCAACGGCCGGTAGAGCAAATTCTTCCTGAGAGGGAAGATGAAAGCGTAAATGCAATTCTCCTTCAGGGGTTTGCAAGGCCTGAATCTCTGGGGAGATATCTTGACCGTTTCCTGTCACAAATTCTGGATTCCCAACCATGTTTTTTGTCCCTTAGCTTAATCAGTGTTTGTTTATTGACGTAGGAGTTGTTGAATCGTCCCAATGAGTTCAATATCTTCAAAGGGCTTGGCAATATAAGCATCTGCTCCCTGTTTCATGCCCCAATAGCGATCAAATTCTTCCCCTTTGGAAGAACACATCACCACGGGAACATTTTGGGTTTTGGGATCAGATTTGATCCGACGACAGACTTCATAGCCATTCATTTTGGGCATGACAATATCTAAGACAACGAGATCGGGACTCGATTGTTGAATACTTTCCAAGGCTTCTACCCCATCCCCCACCACAACGACATTCCATCCATTCTTTTTGAGGATGCCGGAAATCATTTCTTGCTGCACTGGGCTGTCTTCTACCAGTAAAACTGCTCTCATAAGGTTTTCTCTAATTGCTGAGTTAATAAAACATCAGGTTCGGCTCACTGATGAATAACGCTTTGGCGAATTCTGGTTAGGGAATTCTGAGGGTTAATCAGGCCAGTTGTTTGATAGATTGATCCCATAATTGAACCTTTGAACTCAGAGAGTTCTCAGGGTTAGATAAATTAACTAATGGTTCACTATTTCAGTCCCCAAGTGTACATACTTAATTTGCCCAAATTTTGTTGGAAAAGAACATTGTCCCTGGGGAAAAATTTTTCTCTTCATTGGCTTAACTGTCAGTTTCAAGCTGGACATATTTTTCAATGAGCAGTAATAACTCTTGTTCCCTAAAAGGTTTGGTGAGATAGTCCGTTGCCCCTACCATGCGCGCTCTAATGCGATCGGTAAATCCTTCTTTCCCTGTGAGCATAATGATCGGTGTGGCGCGAAACCGACTCGAATGTCGCAACATGGCACAAATTTCGTACCCATCTAATTTGGGCATGGCAATATCACACAAAATCAGATCGGGGTTTAACTCAAAGACTAAACTTAATCCGTCTAAAGGATCGGTAATTAAGGAAGTTCGGTAGCCGTTTTTACTTAAAATCCCTTCTACGGTTTTGCCAATGGTTAAATCATCATCAAAACAAACAATATGAGGCAACTTACGGGTTTCTTGTCCTTCCCAGTTGGTAGTCAGTTTGGGAGAGTCAGGGTTAGGAGAAGCTACCACCTGTAACCAACCCCGTTCAATGTAAGGATAAACGCCTTTGGCCAAGGTTCCTAAATCTCTTTGTAAATAACGTGAGAGTTGGCGCAGGGAGGTTTTGCCGTCGGCCCAATGTAGTAATTGTTCATAAGCTTTTTCTGGTAAGGCTTCCCGCAATTTGTCTTCATGAGCGATCGCCAGACATTGTTGAGGACTTTGCAAATGAGGATGTAATTGTTTCCATTGTTGGACTTCT
This genomic window from Crocosphaera sp. UHCC 0190 contains:
- a CDS encoding methyl-accepting chemotaxis protein, giving the protein MASGTDYAKLYNEAYVAYGQGNYEEAATLMEPMAEAFPEDPDVLLLRGHIYFSLGKYDTACQQYQSVLQRTERKDLLECANQGLTQAEQLLDQSGGSDLTQTATENRTNEGAALFNPEEKELALEDTNGHEWPNNEGQTDWGNDFDLDGLDWDSAVFNEDDLGEPTIGQEASQGRKSADNGGETTFEMAVDPFSTLSEINPFPHQPNPTSPTDQAWPELDEDDLPDFSFSDDEDLKTEANTGSDDDHTFLVSSGLDQPVLGKQSPLSHGQPSSSYNNDGPKAGQDWSSYPSQDEPTIQATPMMASSQLREQNPVFDDFGGFEDDQLEDLSNFDFTEATAELPDSDLFTEATRDLSSDLGLKTGDLLGEQTTGTVNWVKPDEMAATSLSTGSAKLIKPLVEGSSGYLGWFVNGSLKYKPWIAAGTTGVVSFLGILLVSGLAWLATPKPKTGEVVFPPQSSEQSAKPGKPSTPAKTNPTNPQGSPEPEPLSMPKKSKSGSPGLLLALVGGLTGFGTTLFFGLISTNQLKRTIDDLQAQFDAMYAGDYNVKATVISQDELGQLSTSFNQLARVILTTTSEAQQRATETEQAREDLQRQVIRLLDDVEGAARGDLTVEAEVTADVLGAVADAFNLTIHNLREIVAQVKRTAKQVNQSSTDSELFARNNSSDALRMAEELAVTLNSVQVMTESIQRVAENAREAEEVAHTSSVTALKGGEAVERTVAGILQIRETVSETTRKVKRLAEASQEISKIVALISQIASRTNLLALNASIQAARAGEAGRGFAIVADEVRQLADRSAKSLKEIEQIVLQIQSETGSVMTAMEEGIQQVIDVTDKSEQAKRSLEDIIEVSNHINTLVRSITGDTIQQRENSKAVGQVMQSVELTAQETSQESQRVAGSLQNLVGISRDLLASVERFRIEPAEK
- a CDS encoding chemotaxis protein CheW, which translates into the protein MVGNPEFVTGNGQDISPEIQALQTPEGELHLRFHLPSQEEFALPAVAIREVMQQTPDRITPIPNASPLLLGTLNLRGQVIWVADLGQFLGNPTPLRTDRPEIPVIAVEEQETILGLAIDQLGDMEWLNGEQLQPPTNVADHIAPYVQGEWVFNEDRKQILRLLDHVAILRSARWAA
- a CDS encoding response regulator transcription factor, yielding MRAVLLVEDSPVQQEMISGILKKNGWNVVVVGDGVEALESIQQSSPDLVVLDIVMPKMNGYEVCRRIKSDPKTQNVPVVMCSSKGEEFDRYWGMKQGADAYIAKPFEDIELIGTIQQLLRQ
- a CDS encoding response regulator, whose protein sequence is MQGTLNEIDLRSILQLIELGQRTGELLVEAEPTTSGELRNFQEKTQEPHSSTPKVDGQRTFWLVFFVNGQIVYTTNGENRPCRRLQEYLYRYRQEIALPKLELGTISTNNDLEYAYLWQLIKRNLITPDQGRCIIQQMVHETLFDLLSLHQGAFIFEMGVALDPLLTSLEIAPLVTEMMKEVQQWKQLHPHLQSPQQCLAIAHEDKLREALPEKAYEQLLHWADGKTSLRQLSRYLQRDLGTLAKGVYPYIERGWLQVVASPNPDSPKLTTNWEGQETRKLPHIVCFDDDLTIGKTVEGILSKNGYRTSLITDPLDGLSLVFELNPDLILCDIAMPKLDGYEICAMLRHSSRFRATPIIMLTGKEGFTDRIRARMVGATDYLTKPFREQELLLLIEKYVQLETDS